The segment CTTTCTCTCATTCCGATCGAGGGAGGCTACGGAAGAAAACCACCTCTCGCGACCTTCCCTTGTCGCGAAAACTCCCGATCAAAGCGACGGTTTTGCAACTGACTTTTGCACACTCGCAGAACTCAACTTTTGCGACAACATGTCCTGCCACCTGCGCTTCGCTGCAGCCGGTCAGCTTCGCCGTCCTGCTGATACTGTTGCCGCCAGACCGGAAGACAATAATGGATTCGTGCATCACCAGATCAGCTTGGCGTCCGGCATATTCCCCGCCCGCCTTAGCCAACTCGATGCCTTGCCTCTGGCGTTCGCGGCGATCCTCGAAGTCGTCTCGAGCCATTTGCAGGGCGAGCTTCAGCAACATTTCCCAATTGGCTAGCTAGTAGATAGCGTCCTTGGCCGTTACTGTCGCGAAGGCCATAGCGCCGACGAAAAACACCAGAAAAAGAAAGTAAAGTGACAATATACCGGTCAGGTCCGCCTCGCGGGCCCGTTTCGGACGCAGAGGATCGAAGACAATGTCGACCCGGGCCCCGATTGTTCCGGTCTTGGCGTTGACGCCACGATAGGACGTAAATATCACCTTGCGGCCAGACTGGTCATGGAATTCGATGATGGGGCGGTCAGGCGACTCGTCGCCGGGATCGATTCCCACGACCGTTCCGGTTGTCCGCCGGCCGCGGCGGACAAGAACGAATTCGTCATAGAGAAAAGACAGGGCAAAGCCCAGAAACAGCAGGGTGAAGAAAAGCATCCAGACCTGGGCGGCGTTGAGCTCCAGACCAACTTGCCGCGCCAAGACGATGAACGGCGACGCCACCGCATGGACTGCATCCCGCACCTGGAGAAAGAAGCTGTTCCAGAGTTGCTCGAAGGACATTTTGATGCCTGTTTTCCTGCCTTGATCTAACAGCGAATTACAACACGCTTTTCAAGCCCGTGGACAAATTTACCTGGGAAGGCGGCTGAATGCTGCGTATCGATGCGTGCGATCGGCTAGCGCCGGGACCTCGGGGTAGGCAATCATCCATTCTGATCCATTAGCGTTAGTGTGGAAGCCAACGCTAAGACCTCTGGCCTCGGCAAACGAATTTCCGCTCAGGTTCGTAGATGAACACTGCACCCGTGGCTCGCGCGGTTG is part of the Mesorhizobium sp. L-2-11 genome and harbors:
- a CDS encoding DUF3592 domain-containing protein, yielding MASPFIVLARQVGLELNAAQVWMLFFTLLFLGFALSFLYDEFVLVRRGRRTTGTVVGIDPGDESPDRPIIEFHDQSGRKVIFTSYRGVNAKTGTIGARVDIVFDPLRPKRAREADLTGILSLYFLFLVFFVGAMAFATVTAKDAIY
- a CDS encoding recombinase family protein, yielding MLLKLALQMARDDFEDRRERQRQGIELAKAGGEYAGRQADLVMHESIIVFRSGGNSISRTAKLTGCSEAQVAGHVVAKVEFCECAKVSCKTVALIGSFRDKGRSREVVFFRSLPRSE